A window of the Caldisericota bacterium genome harbors these coding sequences:
- the gmk gene encoding guanylate kinase yields the protein MIIVISGPSGVGKGTVVQKLIEKNPCFVRSISCTTRKPREGEKNGRDYHFINEDKFFELVQKNDLAEFAFVHGCYYGTPLKNLTKEKTDVILQIDVQGAKKIKNRFPKALLIFLLPPSMEILINRLTERGTETEEEQEKRLKRAKEEIEERTFYDYILVNDDIERVVSKIEKIIEKEHKLHH from the coding sequence ATGATCATTGTAATATCAGGACCATCTGGAGTAGGTAAAGGAACTGTCGTGCAAAAACTGATAGAGAAAAATCCATGTTTTGTGCGGTCCATTTCTTGTACAACAAGAAAACCAAGAGAGGGAGAAAAAAACGGAAGGGATTACCATTTTATAAATGAAGATAAATTTTTTGAGCTTGTACAAAAAAATGATCTAGCAGAATTTGCTTTTGTTCATGGATGCTACTATGGAACCCCATTAAAAAATCTTACAAAAGAAAAAACAGACGTAATTTTACAGATTGATGTACAGGGAGCAAAAAAAATTAAGAACCGCTTCCCAAAAGCATTGCTAATTTTTTTACTCCCACCCAGCATGGAAATTCTTATTAATCGCCTTACCGAAAGAGGAACGGAAACAGAAGAGGAACAGGAAAAACGATTAAAAAGAGCAAAAGAAGAGATAGAAGAACGTACGTTTTATGACTACATTTTAGTAAATGATGATATTGAAAGAGTAGTTAGCAAAATTGAAAAAATCATAGAGAAAGAACATAAGTTGCACCACTAA
- the coaE gene encoding dephospho-CoA kinase (Dephospho-CoA kinase (CoaE) performs the final step in coenzyme A biosynthesis.) gives MIVIGLTGNIASGKSAVSKFLKKLSADIVDLDQLAKKIQSQNVNDIVDKMEKVFGKEIVSNGKVNRKKLGSIVFSDKEKLNKLNEIMIPVMTEVVKKIIEKKRVSGTKVLVVDAAILFEANWDKIVDTVWVVYIPKKLQLERLMKRENIRREEALMRIDSQMPISEKIKMADVVIDNSGDFSQMESQILELWKKIQNSI, from the coding sequence ATGATTGTAATTGGGCTTACAGGCAATATTGCGTCTGGAAAAAGTGCTGTATCCAAATTCTTAAAGAAATTGAGTGCCGATATTGTTGATTTGGACCAGCTTGCCAAGAAAATTCAATCTCAAAATGTTAATGACATTGTAGACAAGATGGAAAAGGTTTTTGGAAAAGAAATTGTTTCAAATGGCAAAGTAAACAGAAAAAAATTGGGCAGTATTGTTTTTTCAGATAAAGAGAAGTTAAATAAGCTTAATGAGATTATGATACCCGTAATGACTGAAGTTGTAAAGAAAATAATAGAGAAAAAGCGAGTGTCAGGGACGAAGGTTCTTGTTGTTGATGCAGCAATTCTGTTTGAGGCAAACTGGGATAAGATTGTTGACACTGTCTGGGTTGTCTATATCCCCAAAAAGTTGCAGCTGGAAAGATTAATGAAAAGAGAAAATATTAGAAGGGAAGAGGCATTAATGAGGATAGATTCACAAATGCCCATTTCTGAAAAGATTAAAATGGCTGATGTGGTAATTGACAATAGTGGGGATTTTTCGCAGATGGAATCCCAAATTTTAGAGTTATGGAAGAAAATTCAGAATTCCATTTAA
- a CDS encoding PD-(D/E)XK nuclease family protein, translating into MEENSEFHLSYSRISIYDNCPLRYKFIYVDKLPTAARSYFSFGNSIHKVLELFYHPEENFITAKTPPLNYLLNLLDEHWISAGYNTEYQENKAKDEATQLLTKFYRETIFGFQPAYLVEKSFSFELNGFRVIGRIDRIDRENDGYSIIDYKTNRILPSLFKKINLLQPVIYYLGAKESLGLNKISSIFMYFVRFNKKVEFNISDKMAEEGKQKILQVGKAIQCNEFSPKPGSACSTCEFKDRCAGFQ; encoded by the coding sequence ATGGAAGAAAATTCAGAATTCCATTTAAGTTATTCAAGAATATCTATATATGATAATTGCCCTCTCCGTTATAAATTTATCTATGTTGATAAATTGCCTACTGCGGCACGTAGTTATTTTAGTTTTGGTAATTCGATTCATAAGGTGCTTGAACTTTTTTATCATCCCGAAGAAAATTTTATAACAGCTAAAACCCCTCCTTTAAATTATTTATTGAACCTGCTGGATGAACACTGGATTTCTGCTGGATATAATACTGAATATCAGGAAAACAAGGCAAAAGATGAAGCAACGCAGCTTCTCACAAAATTTTACAGGGAAACGATATTTGGATTCCAACCGGCATATCTGGTTGAGAAGAGTTTCTCTTTTGAATTGAATGGGTTCAGAGTAATTGGGAGAATAGATCGAATAGATCGAGAAAATGATGGTTATAGTATCATTGATTATAAAACAAATAGAATCTTGCCATCTTTGTTTAAAAAAATAAATCTCTTACAGCCAGTTATTTATTATTTAGGCGCGAAGGAATCTTTAGGCCTAAATAAAATAAGCTCTATTTTCATGTATTTTGTGCGTTTTAACAAAAAAGTAGAATTTAATATCTCAGATAAAATGGCAGAAGAGGGGAAGCAGAAAATCCTGCAAGTCGGAAAAGCAATACAATGCAATGAATTTTCTCCAAAACCAGGCAGTGCGTGTTCTACATGTGAGTTTAAAGACAGATGCGCTGGTTTTCAGTAA
- a CDS encoding stalk domain-containing protein, with protein sequence MKKFFIFVIIFIILLNIIPAAHGESDSLRLLSLLPYQITSIHTDGSLILAGTLNGFFVSTDSGSHFSERDTGLSDLHITGIAFFDGNIFLGTENAGAYISYDLGKHWESLMNKLDCPTISSISSDENLIYVTSLCSGFYISSDSGQTWVKRNNGLPTVETTSFVKISSEKYFLGTRQFGLFYSNTVGDECSWKNVLTDYSITSLSYLGNYLFVGTTEGFFKGNIENNNFQKIQFIGGSPYVSYVAKTDNKIFVAFLYFGLFGSVDGSNFYKVGGGVVPNPDALFFDSKNNALFIGDVDGNLFYFDTTRPYLQCSEQIDVGSVPQGSSVEKDIFLVNLGGGILKGTVSGPYFIKFDTNSFTAAGKLHFLIDTSALSIGSFKQPVSINSNGGNKTVYISFKVIQAPAINIKLKIDSPIAYVNGKRVDLDAAPFIVKEASRTLVPIRFISETFGATVEWDGNERKVTIKKSATTHHPSLLIEMWIDRKTLRVNLEEKTIDVAPLIILPGRTMVPIRFITETFGSTVQWNGNTREITIYYTP encoded by the coding sequence ATGAAAAAATTTTTTATCTTTGTTATTATATTTATAATATTACTTAATATAATTCCTGCAGCACATGGAGAAAGTGATTCTTTGCGATTGTTAAGCCTGCTTCCTTACCAAATTACTTCTATCCATACCGATGGTTCTTTGATACTTGCTGGTACATTAAATGGTTTTTTTGTTTCTACTGATTCAGGCAGTCATTTTTCTGAGCGTGATACTGGTTTGTCTGATTTGCACATCACCGGAATTGCTTTTTTTGATGGAAATATTTTTTTAGGCACAGAGAATGCAGGAGCATATATTTCATACGATTTGGGCAAACACTGGGAATCACTGATGAACAAATTGGATTGTCCTACTATTTCTTCCATATCAAGCGATGAAAATTTAATTTATGTCACATCACTTTGTTCTGGTTTTTATATAAGCAGCGATAGTGGACAAACCTGGGTTAAACGAAATAATGGCCTTCCCACCGTAGAAACTACCTCTTTTGTTAAAATATCTTCAGAAAAATATTTTCTTGGGACCAGGCAATTTGGGTTGTTTTATTCTAATACCGTAGGAGATGAATGTAGTTGGAAGAATGTGTTGACGGATTATTCAATCACTTCTCTTAGTTATCTTGGGAATTACCTTTTTGTTGGCACAACAGAGGGATTTTTTAAAGGCAATATAGAGAATAATAATTTCCAGAAAATTCAGTTTATTGGAGGATCTCCTTACGTTTCTTATGTGGCAAAGACAGATAATAAAATTTTTGTAGCTTTTCTGTATTTTGGACTATTTGGGTCGGTTGATGGCAGCAATTTTTATAAGGTAGGTGGGGGCGTGGTGCCAAATCCTGATGCATTGTTTTTTGATTCCAAAAACAATGCTCTTTTTATAGGAGATGTAGATGGTAATCTTTTCTACTTTGACACAACTCGGCCATATTTGCAATGCAGTGAGCAGATTGATGTTGGAAGTGTTCCACAGGGAAGCAGTGTTGAGAAAGACATTTTTCTTGTAAATCTTGGGGGAGGGATTCTCAAGGGAACAGTTAGTGGGCCATACTTCATAAAGTTTGATACTAATTCGTTTACAGCTGCAGGTAAATTACATTTTTTGATTGATACTTCTGCTCTTTCCATTGGTAGTTTTAAGCAGCCAGTAAGCATTAATTCTAACGGCGGAAATAAAACGGTTTACATTTCCTTTAAAGTTATCCAGGCTCCCGCTATTAATATAAAGTTAAAGATAGATTCTCCAATTGCGTATGTTAATGGGAAAAGAGTAGATCTTGATGCGGCTCCTTTTATTGTGAAAGAGGCAAGTAGGACGCTTGTTCCTATCCGTTTTATTTCAGAGACGTTTGGCGCAACGGTCGAGTGGGACGGCAATGAAAGAAAAGTTACTATTAAGAAGAGTGCAACTACACATCACCCTTCTCTACTCATTGAAATGTGGATTGATCGCAAAACTCTCCGTGTAAATTTAGAAGAAAAGACAATTGATGTTGCACCACTCATTATTCTTCCTGGCAGAACAATGGTACCAATTCGGTTCATCACTGAAACTTTTGGAAGTACTGTGCAATGGAATGGCAACACGCGTGAAATTACTATCTATTATACACCTTAG
- the polA gene encoding DNA polymerase I: protein MKKLVLIDGSSIMYRAFFALPHFTTKNNEPTGALYGFIRMLLRVLKDEKPQYLAIAFDRRAPTKRHIQYKEYKAQRPPMPDELSPQFTTIHELLEALNINVYEMDGYEADDIIGTIAKTAEKNEFLTVVISGDMDLTQLISEKIKIKVTRKGVTTLEEFDRERLKEILGIYPEQIPDFKALTGDPSDNIPGLPGIGPKTAAKLLSEYGNIEELLLHTGEIKKGDLIEKYKDRLISGKELCTLMFDTPIEFNIDEMKLGGFDEEKLKNILSRFEFTSLLNELGINLNNKHTHIKADDRIGLYIEARNGQVQHFAMATEKNVEEFNIGEELFANTEALKILKDLLENDKKKEILNLKELYKVAHHYGIKLSNIHLDLALAGHLLNPDIRNYSIKELCDTFSVFYEGESLSEYAKQLLQLSYVEDKELEEYNLMALYNDIEKPLSEILADMEITGIKIDVKHLENLKSEIEKELEILENKIYDLSGISFNINSSKQLAAVLFDNLGLKPSKMGKTGYSTSSTVLADLILEHPIISLVLEYRSLSKLYSGYVVALPKLVSKEDFRLHTTFHQLGTITGRLRSSKPNLQNIPIRTDWGEKIRAGFVASDGHFLLSADYSQIELRILAHLSKDKNLINAFMNGADVHTRTASLVFNVKDEEVTKEMRRSAKILNFGIIYGMSSYGVAKQLGCSANEAKEYINRYFARFPTVREFLEELVRSTIKSGEARTIFGRRRKIPGLNSGFGRSKDEARRFAINTPIQGSAADIIKIAMLKVFNRIKDSGDHIVLQIHDELVLEVGKERIEKVKQIVKEEMESAYSLSVPLVVNIAYGNNLREAKG from the coding sequence ATGAAAAAATTAGTGCTAATAGACGGGAGCAGTATTATGTATAGAGCTTTTTTTGCTCTTCCTCATTTTACTACAAAAAACAATGAACCTACAGGGGCCCTGTATGGTTTTATTAGAATGCTTTTACGTGTTTTAAAGGACGAAAAACCTCAGTATCTAGCTATTGCATTTGATAGGAGAGCTCCTACAAAAAGGCATATACAGTATAAAGAGTATAAAGCACAACGTCCTCCCATGCCAGACGAGTTGTCTCCTCAATTTACAACAATACATGAATTGCTTGAGGCATTGAATATTAATGTATATGAAATGGATGGATATGAAGCGGATGATATAATAGGAACGATAGCAAAAACTGCTGAAAAAAATGAATTTTTAACAGTTGTTATTTCTGGTGACATGGATCTCACGCAGCTTATATCAGAAAAGATTAAAATAAAGGTTACACGGAAAGGCGTTACAACCCTTGAGGAATTTGATAGAGAACGGCTTAAAGAAATATTAGGTATTTATCCTGAGCAAATACCAGATTTTAAGGCTTTAACGGGAGATCCTTCTGATAATATTCCTGGTTTACCGGGTATAGGGCCAAAAACTGCAGCAAAACTTCTATCTGAGTATGGAAATATCGAGGAGTTGTTATTACATACTGGCGAGATTAAAAAAGGCGATCTTATTGAAAAATATAAAGATCGTCTAATTAGCGGAAAAGAATTGTGCACATTAATGTTTGATACACCGATAGAGTTTAATATTGATGAAATGAAGTTAGGTGGGTTTGATGAAGAAAAGTTGAAAAATATTTTAAGCCGCTTTGAATTTACCAGTCTTTTAAACGAGCTTGGAATAAATTTGAATAATAAACACACACATATCAAAGCAGATGATCGAATAGGATTGTATATTGAGGCAAGGAATGGACAAGTTCAGCATTTTGCTATGGCTACGGAGAAAAATGTGGAAGAATTTAACATTGGCGAAGAACTTTTTGCTAACACAGAGGCGCTAAAAATTTTGAAAGATCTACTTGAAAATGACAAAAAGAAAGAAATTCTTAACTTAAAGGAACTTTACAAAGTAGCACACCATTATGGAATTAAACTCTCAAATATTCATCTTGATTTGGCACTTGCAGGACATCTTCTTAATCCGGATATAAGAAATTACTCCATCAAAGAGTTATGCGATACATTTTCTGTTTTCTACGAAGGGGAGTCTTTGTCTGAATATGCTAAACAACTTTTGCAGCTTTCATATGTTGAAGACAAGGAGTTAGAAGAATATAATCTTATGGCACTTTACAATGATATAGAAAAACCGCTATCAGAGATATTGGCTGACATGGAAATTACTGGTATAAAAATCGATGTGAAACATCTTGAGAATCTAAAAAGTGAGATTGAAAAAGAGCTTGAGATATTGGAAAATAAGATATATGACCTTTCCGGTATTTCTTTTAATATTAACTCTTCAAAACAACTTGCAGCTGTGCTTTTTGATAATTTAGGATTAAAACCATCAAAGATGGGAAAAACAGGATATTCAACGAGCAGTACAGTATTAGCAGATCTTATCTTGGAGCATCCTATAATTTCACTTGTACTAGAGTATAGAAGTCTTTCTAAATTGTATTCTGGATATGTTGTAGCCTTGCCTAAACTTGTGTCTAAAGAAGATTTTCGGTTACATACGACATTTCATCAGCTGGGTACAATTACGGGGAGGTTACGAAGTTCAAAACCAAATTTACAAAATATACCTATTAGGACTGACTGGGGCGAAAAGATACGAGCTGGTTTTGTTGCATCGGATGGGCATTTTTTGCTTAGTGCAGACTATTCGCAAATTGAGTTAAGAATACTCGCTCATCTATCTAAGGATAAAAACCTTATTAATGCATTTATGAATGGTGCTGATGTTCATACACGCACTGCATCCCTTGTATTTAACGTAAAGGATGAGGAAGTTACAAAAGAAATGAGGAGAAGTGCTAAAATTCTTAATTTTGGAATTATATATGGAATGTCTTCTTATGGTGTTGCAAAGCAGCTAGGCTGTTCTGCTAATGAAGCAAAAGAATACATTAATAGATATTTTGCCAGGTTCCCAACTGTTCGGGAATTTTTAGAGGAGCTTGTAAGGAGTACGATAAAATCAGGCGAGGCAAGGACAATTTTCGGACGCAGAAGAAAAATTCCAGGTTTAAATAGTGGCTTCGGTAGATCGAAGGATGAAGCAAGAAGATTTGCTATAAATACTCCTATTCAAGGAAGCGCTGCTGATATTATAAAAATTGCAATGCTAAAGGTGTTTAACAGGATAAAAGACAGTGGTGACCATATTGTATTGCAAATTCACGATGAATTAGTTCTCGAAGTAGGTAAAGAGCGAATTGAGAAAGTGAAACAAATTGTAAAAGAAGAAATGGAATCTGCTTATTCCCTTTCCGTGCCGTTAGTGGTGAATATTGCGTACGGGAATAATCTGAGAGAGGCAAAAGGATGA